In Ensifer canadensis, a genomic segment contains:
- a CDS encoding efflux RND transporter periplasmic adaptor subunit, with the protein MRRSPVLSAAIATFLLAATAGELLANEAAASVGADVAAATRTVSTLVADRQPQKWMRSFAGIFVAREEIAVGTTLTEQRIAKVEVEVGDRVVAGQVLARLETEMLENLLREAEGRVARTSAAVAQQEETVRQEEKKLDRARQLRHLKAETFLEERVSAVAIAHEAVKVARAEDAQAQALQAEARRKLERAVIVAPSTGIVSERLARAGALAGTEPLMRLIRDGEIELAAEIPESELPLLAVGQQVKVKLSGRTDTIEGHVRVINPKIDSETRLGTAKIALMTDKPPYAGTFGRAEIVVAERPAIMVDDSALLYGTPDGMPSVFIVEDGKVKRKTVQAGMRQNGKVEIVSGLNTGERVVAKAGVSLREGEAVATKDIEPAQAGAQK; encoded by the coding sequence ATGAGACGTTCCCCAGTTCTGAGCGCAGCAATTGCCACGTTCCTGCTTGCTGCCACTGCAGGCGAGCTGCTTGCCAACGAGGCTGCCGCATCGGTGGGCGCCGATGTCGCAGCCGCAACCCGCACCGTCTCGACGCTTGTGGCCGACAGGCAGCCACAGAAATGGATGCGGTCCTTTGCCGGCATCTTCGTCGCACGCGAAGAAATCGCCGTCGGCACGACGTTGACCGAGCAGCGGATCGCCAAGGTCGAGGTCGAGGTCGGCGATCGAGTGGTCGCCGGCCAGGTTCTTGCCCGACTGGAAACCGAGATGCTGGAAAACCTCCTGCGGGAAGCCGAAGGGCGCGTCGCCCGCACCAGTGCGGCGGTTGCTCAACAGGAAGAGACCGTTCGACAGGAAGAAAAGAAGCTCGACCGTGCACGCCAACTGCGGCACCTGAAAGCCGAGACTTTCCTTGAAGAGCGTGTTTCGGCAGTGGCCATCGCGCACGAGGCGGTCAAAGTCGCCCGCGCCGAGGACGCACAGGCTCAGGCGCTCCAGGCGGAGGCGCGGCGCAAGCTCGAACGCGCCGTGATCGTCGCCCCTTCCACCGGCATCGTTTCCGAGCGCCTTGCCCGCGCCGGTGCATTGGCCGGAACGGAACCGCTGATGCGGCTGATCCGTGACGGCGAGATCGAGCTTGCCGCTGAAATACCGGAAAGCGAGCTACCCCTGCTTGCTGTCGGTCAGCAGGTGAAGGTCAAGCTTTCCGGACGCACGGACACGATCGAGGGTCATGTCCGGGTGATCAATCCGAAGATCGATAGCGAGACACGACTTGGCACGGCCAAGATTGCGCTCATGACCGACAAGCCGCCCTATGCCGGAACGTTCGGCCGCGCGGAAATCGTTGTTGCGGAACGTCCGGCCATCATGGTCGACGATTCCGCGCTGCTTTACGGCACGCCGGACGGAATGCCCTCAGTGTTCATTGTCGAGGACGGCAAGGTCAAGCGCAAGACCGTCCAGGCCGGGATGCGCCAGAACGGCAAGGTGGAGATCGTGTCGGGGCTAAATACCGGCGAACGCGTTGTTGCCAAGGCCGGCGTCTCTCTTCGTGAGGGTGAGGCCGTTGCCACCAAAGACATTGAACCCGCTCAGGCAGGCGCGCAGAAATGA
- a CDS encoding TetR/AcrR family transcriptional regulator, producing MRKIDPEKHAARRQVILDAAIVCFARKGFHGTSTAEICAEAGMSPGNLFHYFPTKHAIIAAIVEVERQETAEFFRELHEASDLFAALLGFMDVVLRLAADPVFSSLALEIAAEATRDERIGELVAANDADLRTALATVIKAAHERGQIDAAIDPEGGARWIAAIIDGIFGRIAVDPGFKPLEEAPMLHLLLTRFLCPTG from the coding sequence ATGCGCAAGATCGACCCGGAAAAACATGCCGCAAGGCGGCAAGTCATCCTCGACGCCGCAATCGTCTGTTTTGCCCGTAAGGGATTCCACGGCACTTCGACTGCGGAAATCTGCGCCGAGGCAGGCATGAGCCCGGGCAATCTCTTCCATTACTTTCCGACCAAACACGCCATCATCGCCGCGATCGTGGAGGTCGAACGTCAAGAAACGGCGGAGTTTTTCCGTGAACTCCATGAAGCGTCGGATCTTTTTGCCGCCCTTCTGGGTTTTATGGACGTTGTCCTGCGGCTGGCGGCCGATCCGGTCTTTTCCAGCCTGGCGCTGGAGATCGCCGCCGAGGCCACGCGCGACGAACGCATCGGCGAACTGGTGGCGGCGAATGACGCTGACCTGCGCACCGCCCTTGCCACTGTGATCAAAGCGGCGCATGAACGCGGACAGATCGATGCCGCCATCGATCCCGAGGGCGGCGCACGCTGGATTGCAGCGATCATCGACGGCATCTTCGGGCGCATCGCCGTCGATCCGGGTTTTAAGCCGCTGGAAGAGGCGCCGATGCTGCACCTGCTGCTGACGCGTTTTCTCTGTCCAACAGGCTGA